From Raphanus sativus cultivar WK10039 unplaced genomic scaffold, ASM80110v3 Scaffold0167, whole genome shotgun sequence, a single genomic window includes:
- the LOC108824462 gene encoding replication protein A 70 kDa DNA-binding subunit B-like yields the protein MVFADRELFKVFDAIGEYRTTPHPYKIGFYPTTFVGKALDFPSEVPEKNFADFTDILEGKIDSSCLVDIIGQIVNFGSLENKSIKGKDNMRLLIELRDHSNVKMMCTLWGGYAKQVYDYSVYSISSGFNSTHILLNPTCSLVDEFKLCLPDDSLAITNKDSSQWSVASATSVRARFFVLNERLTIRDIVDSTLVGTFVTLGTIENIDTERGWQYLSCKYHNKKVMPTTNVDDENRPLFYCNTCDKEHIDVIPRFKLIVHVNDDTGEANFLLFDGNAQVLVRRSAAELYDENLDEDLLPEAVTDLFGKRILFEVSVDADNIKGKSSQYVVRIATADRELIEEFAALPVKQVLMLQSSDDISSGSGGLSGTPLSKRKSQDEQQSSLEDQHSVNKKLFLKKVKGE from the exons ATGGTTTTTGCTGATAGAGAA TTGTTCAAGGTCTTCGATGCAATTGGTGAATATCGTACAACTCCACATCCGTACAAAATTGGTTTCTATCCAACCACTTTTGTTGGAAAAGCTTTAGATTTTCCAAGTGAAGTTCCTGAAAAGAATTTTGCGGATTTTACCGACATTCTGGAAGGAAAGATTGATAGCAGCTGCTTAGTTG ACATTATTGGACAAATAGTCAACTTTGGGTCGCTGGAAAACAAAAGCATTAAAGGCAAAGATAACATGAGGCTTTTGATCGAGCTACGTGACCATAG TAATGTCAAGATGATGTGTACTCTGTGGGGTGGTTATGCTAAACAAGTATACGACTACA GCGTTTACTCCATATCTAGCGGGTTTAATTCCACCCACATTTTGCTAAACCCAACATGTTCATTGGTTGATGAGTTTAAATTGTG TCTTCCTGATGATTCACTTGCTATTACAAACAAGGATAGTAGCCAATGGAGTGTTGCTAGTGCTACATCTGTCCGTGCCCGGTTTTTTGTTCTTAATGAGAGGCTAACAATAAGAGATATCGTTGACAGTACTCTG GTTGGGACTTTTGTCACCTTGGGGACTATTGAAAACATAGATACTGAGCGTGGTTGGCAATATCTAAGTTGCAAATATCACAACAAAAAAGTTATGCCTACAACCAATGTTGATGATGAGAACCGTCCCTTGTTCTACTGCAATACATGTGATAAAGAACACATTGATGTCATTCCGAG gtttaaattaattgtcCACGTTAATGACGATACCGGTGAGGcaaactttcttttgtttgatggcAATGCTCAAGTGCTTGTGCGTCGTTCTGCCGCTGAACTCTATGATGAG AATCTAGATGAAGATTTGTTACCAGAAGCTGTTACCGACCTTTTTGGCAAGAGAATCCTTTTTGAGGTTTCAGTTGATGCTGATAACATCAAAGGAAAGAGCTCTCAGTATGTTGTTCGAATTGCTACTGCTGACCGTGAACTGATTGAGGAATTTGCTGCTTTGCCAGTTAAACAG GTCCTAATGCTACAGTCTTCAGATGATATTTCTTCTGGTTCAGGTGGTTTATCAGGAACTCCAttgtctaaaagaaaaagccaagaTGAACAACAGAGTAGCCTAGAGGATCAACATTCCGTGAACAAGaaactttttctaaagaaaGTCAAGGGAGAGTAA